A segment of the Candidatus Abyssobacteria bacterium SURF_5 genome:
ATCCGCCCGGCAATCGACGGCATCTCGAAAATAACGGATTGTCCCGTCGAAAGTCGACTGCGGTATTTCTCGGGGACGGAAAATGCAATTTCTATGGGGTCCAGCACAACCAGCTCGACCAGCGGCGTGCCCGGCTCGACCAAATCGCCGGGACTCACCAGGCGCTCTCCCAGGACGCCGCTCAGAGGGGCTCTTATGTATGCATCGGCCTCATTCTCCTTTGCCATGCTGATCCTGGTCGCTGCAGCCGCCGCCTCTTTCTCGGCTCGCCGAAAAGCCGCCTTTGCTTCTTCAACCGCGGCCTGCGCACTGTCGTAAGCTGATTTGGATTGAATGTATTGAGATTCGCTGATTATCCCGCTTTCGAAAAGCTCTTTGTCGCGCCCGTAGGTGCTCCTCCTGTTTTCCACTTCCGCCTCGGTCCGCTTTATGGTCGCCTGGGCTAGGTCCTTCGCCGCGAGCGCGGTCTGCAGCGCCTCTTCGGCCTGCTGCACTCCGAGAAGCAGCTTTCGGGTATCCAGTTTCACCAGGAGGTCGCCCTGCTCGACCTGCTGGTTTTCAACGAACAAAATCTGCTCGACGATCGCACGAATCTCCGGCGCGACTTTTACGCGGTCAATCGCCTCGAGCGAACCGACCGCCCGCACGACCACCTGCACGTCCTGCACAGTTACCGGCGAGGCGTCAACAAGAGTCACGCGAGGCTCTTTGTTCGTCTCCACCGACTTCTTTTCACTGCACCCGTCAAAGAGCGCGATCGAAAGCAAAACACCAAGCACAAGCGGTGAAACAGCTATTTTGCTGATGCGGGGGCTCATATTCTTCTTCCTGTTATTTTCGGGAGAAAAGCGTTTTCCGGCCATACGCGTTATCAATCAATATTCCCGGCCGATCGAATCGATTTCCGGCCGGCAAATTCCCTGCAAAACAACCCCATTCAAAAAGATTCTTTTGATCTCACTCGCCAGTTGGTCGGTTGAACCCTCGTTACCCGACCGCAGCCACCGCACGAGGGCGCTGTTGCTGACGGCCTCGAATGCCGTCGCGAGAGCGTCCGGGTCGACCTTGATGAAAACGTTGCAGGTCGTGCCTCTGCGGAAAATTTCCGAGAGCCAGCTAAGGTAGCCTTCATATAAGGAGGTCACTCCTTCTCTCAGCTCTCGCTGAAAACTGTATCCCATGCCTCGAAATTCGCTGACATAGATCCTGAAAAACGCCTTGTTTGCAAGAAAATATTCTATCTTTGTGTCGATCAGGCGCTCGATCTGCGTCAGAGGATCAGCCGTTTTCTCAACCGATTGTCTGTATTTTTGAATGAATTCGCCGACTTTATGCTCGACGATGCGCTTGTAGATTTCGTCTTTGCTTTTGAAGAAGGAGTATAGGGTTCCGACGGAAAATTCCGCCTCTCTCGCGATCTCCGACACTTGCGCGGCAAAGAAACCCCTGCGGGAGAAAACCTTCTCGGCTGCCTCCAGGATTTCGCATTCGCGGCGGAGTCGTTCTCGCTCTTTTCGGCAGAGCTTGCTGTGTTGGGGGGTGATCTGCGCGGTCATATGAAGAATCCGATTCCTTGAATTGAGATTCATTTTATGAACTTGCGTTCGGAAAGTCAAGTTGCGGCACGCCCTGAAAAGTACGCGCCGGCACATTTACAAAAAATCCCGTTTTTGGTAAGATGCCTCCGGAAACAGGTCTTGGCTAATGACGAAGAGGGTACGTGATAAATTTCTCGGTTCGATCGTGGGCTGTGCGGTCGGCGACGCTCTGGGCGCTCCTTTTGAAGGGCTCCCGCCGCCATCCATTCAAATCGCCGGCGCCGCCGAAATCCATTTTAGAAAAATTGCCGGCTACCCGCTTGGCCAGTATACGGACGACACGCAGATGACGCTTGCAATTGTGAGAGCGATCTGTCGCGCCGGAAAAGTTGACGGCGCCGAGATTGCCGCCGAGTTCGTTCGATTATGGAACACGGGCGAAATTGTGGGCGCCGGAGCAAGTTGCAGCGAGGGCGTCTATAACATCTATGAACGAGGAATGAAGTGGTCAGAAGCGGGAACACCTATCGGACGCGCCGGTAACGGGGCGGCGATGCGGGCGGCTCCGATCGGGCTGTGGAACTGTTTGCACCCCGACCGCATACCGCACGACGCCGAAATCTCCAGCATTGTCACTCATAAGGACCCGCGATCCATCGCCGGCGCGATAGCCGTGGCAGAAGGGGTGCGCCTGAATCTGGCTGTCGAATCTCTCGATCCCGCCGATTATTTGAAGAAAATCAGCGCCGCCGTGCGCCCGGCCAGCACCGTTTTCTCTCGATATCTGGACCTGCTTGGCCGGTGGATCACGCTCGAGCCGGACGAAGCGCTTCGGCTGATTTATGCGTCGGGCGAGCCCGAGGTTGGCCCGCGCCAGCCGCGGGGGATCAGCGGGTATGTGATTCCCAGCGTGCTGTGCTCCCTCTTTTTCTTTCTGAAGACGCCCCGCGATTTCCTTGCAACCGTTATTGGAGCAATTCGAGCCGGCGGCGATACCGACACAACAGCCGCCATCGCAGGAGCGATCAGCGGCGCGCTCAACGGGATACAGGCGATCCCTTGGCGGCTCGTGGAAGCGCTTAAAGATTCTCAGGAGATACTGGCGCTGGCGGAAGAATTTTACGAGGCCGCTGCACGGAAAGGGCAAGTAAAGGATTGATGGCATGAGGCATCGCAGCTCCTTTTCGCTTGATGGCGCCGATTGGCGCGTGGGATACAAGAAAATCTATGACGGTTTTGCATCGGGCACAATAGCCGAAGCCGAGAAGATGACCGAATGGTTTAAGGCAACCGTTCCCGGCAATGTTCGCGCCGATTTGATGGCCGCTGAACGGCTGCCCGACCTGTTCGTCGGGACAAATAATGAGCGGGCGCAGTGGGTGAACGACTGTGTGTGGTGGTACGCGAAGAAATTCGCGCCTCCTACAGCCAAATTCAAGCGGTACTTTCTTGAGTTCTGCGGAATCGATTACCTCAGCCAGGTCTATCTCAACGGGCGCAAACTCGGCCAGCACGAAGGCATGTTCGGCCACCATCAGTATGATGTCTCCTCGATCATCAAGGAGCAGAACCTCATAAACGTGCGGATCATGGGGTCCTCGTTCCTTCCGAAACCTTCGATATCGCCGTGGGAGCGACTGGTTTCGAAAATCGGGAAACCGCTCCAGGGCGGCGCCGAAGTGTTTCCCGAACGGATAGAGACGCTGAAATGTCAGATGAGCTTCGGCTGGGACTTTGCTCCCGATATGCGCACGATGGGAATCTGGGACGAGGTCAGCTTGATCGGGTGCGGCAACATTTTTATAGGGCAAACCTCCATCACGACCAATGTTTTTCGAGAGCTGGGCACGGCGAAACTGCAGATAAGACTTCTGCTGAACTCCGCGGTCGCGACGCAAATCCGTCTCGTCGTCAGGCTGCGGCCCGCGAATTTCTCCGGTTCCGCTCACAGCTTCAGCTTTACCGCCTTTGTAAAGAAAGGCGCCGAGATCATCGAGCGCAATATTGCACTGGAGGACGCGCGCCTGTGGAACCCGTGGGACAGGGGCGAGCCGAATCTTTACGAACTTGCAATCAGCGTGTATGAAGGCGACACGATCAGCGACCAGGTGGTCGAACTTGTCGGGATCAGGGAAATACATCTCGAGCGCAATCCGCAGACGCCGCGGGGGAACCTTGACTGGACCTTCATGATCAATGGGGAACGGGAGTTTATCCGCGGCGCCAACTGGGTTCCCGCCGATTCGCTGATGGGCCGCCTGCGAAAGCAGGATTATGAGGAACTCATCGGCATGGCCAGGAAAATCCATGTCAACATGCTCCGGGTCTGGGGCGGCGGGCTGCGCGAGAAGAGGTACTTTTATGAAATCTGTTCGCGCGAGGGCATCCTGGTGTGGCAGGAGTTTCCCTTTGCATGCCTCTTTCTGGGGCATCTTTCGACGAGCGAATCCTTCCTGCGGAGAGCCGAAAAGGAGGTCGCCGCGATTGCAAAGACGGTGGGTAATTATCCCTGTGTTGCGGCATACTGCGGCGGCAACGAATTGAGCCCCACCCGCAATAGCGCGCTGCTTACCCGGGTCGCGCAGACCGTGAGGGCGATCGATCCCGCCAAACTATTTATCCCGGCCTCTCCCGGCAAGGGTGATACACACAACTGGTTTATCTGGCATGGCTGCGGCAATATCCGCGATTATCGCAGCGACGGCGCCCAGTTCGCCAGTGAATTCGGACTTCAGGCCGTCCCCTCGGTCGATTCCCTGAAACGGTTTGTGACCGACGGCTCGCTTTGGCCGCCGGGCGAAGAGTGGGAATATCACCGGGCGGACCTGAGGAAACTGGAACGATATGTCGGGCCGGCGGCCAGTTTTGAAAAGCCGGAATTTTTTGTTGAGACCAGCCAACGCGTTCAGGCATTTGCGCTTCAGACCGCGATTGAACACTATCGAAGACGCAAGTACGAGTGCAGCGGCGTCATCTTCTGGCAACTGAACGATCCCTGGCCGGCGATCTCCTGGAGCGTCGTCGATTATTACCGCAATCCGAAGCTGGCCTACCACGCGCTGAAGGACATCTACAACCCGATCCTTGTAAGCCTGAAGTTCGATCTGAGGCGGCACGAGCCCGGAGAAATCGTCCCAATCGAGGTGTGGGTTATCAATGACTTGCTGCAATCGCTCGAAGATTGCCGGCTCGATGTCTCATTGAATGAGAACGGCAAGCCAATCATGAAACTGGGTTTTGACATTGGAACAGTCCCTCCCGACACCTCGCAGATGTCGCTCCACTTCAGCCTCAAGATGCCCGCCCGCCGTTCAGCCTGCATGCTGGCCGCAGTGTTGCGATCCGGCGAGAAGGTTGTCTCAAAGAACGCCTACGATCTGAACATGTGGGATGCGGGCGAGCCCACCTGGTGGGACCGCGCCTACAATCGCATGGGCGGGTGGGTCTTGAAGTGATTGCCGTCCCGAGAGTGGATAGAAGAGCAGCGAATCGCAGCTTCTTTACGGATCGCTTCTTTGATGTCGTTTATTCGGGAACGCCATCTTGAATTTTTTGAAATGTATACGTCCTTTTTCCTCGCTGTTTCAGCCGAAACAGGTTGCCGCCGGTTACGCCTTCCATGATATTCTTCTCTTTCATGTGATGATCGCTGAACGACAAGATCCCATCCGGCCGTAATACCCGGTGCAGTTCTCGCAGGATGCCTGCCTGGTCACCGAGCATATGAAAAATATCATAGAGCAGCACGACGTCGACCGATTCCGTGTCCAGTTGAGCGGGACTATCAGCAAGAATCGTCTGAACATTTTTCAGGCGGTTCGCGGCGGCGCGTTGTTTCACTTTCTGTATCGCCTTTTCATGGAGGTCCAGAGCGTATACCTTTCCCGATTCGCCGACGATTTGGGCCGCCGCAATCGTTAGGCTGCCGGGTCCGCATCCGTAATCGAGCACGTGGTGTCCCGGTCGGATATCGACTTCGGCCAGCACCAATTCCGGCGGGCGAATCAGGTCCCGGATTTTGAAGATAAACGACATGCCGGCGAAAAAGGCGTTAGGCATCGGCTTGTCCATCATCGATCCTCCCTCCAGAAAATTATAAGGCGGTGCAGGCGAACGGGAAGAGGCCTGAACGTGAAACCTAAGCTTCTACTACGATGGTGGGGCCGGTACGATACTGCTCGAGCGCATCTTCGTCCAGCCTCACGCCCCAGCCCGGCCCTGTTGGAACGCGGGCGAAGCCGTCCGAATAATCAAGCGGATCCACTACCAGGTCATTTTCCAGCATGACATGCCCGAAGAGCTCGATGGCGTGTCCGAGCGAATGATATTTTGCCGCCGCAAGATGGATCTGCATAGCTGACGCAATGCCCAGCGTCTGATTGTGTATCACGATCCCAATGCCGCGCTGTTCGGCATAAGTTATCGCGCGAAGGGCATTCGTGACGCCGCCGGGACGTTCCGAATTGATGCCGATGACCCCGACGGCCTTAAGCTCGACAAGTGTGACGATGTCCTGCAATGAAAAGCAGCCCTCGTGCGCCATGAGCGGCGTATCCACCCGGCCCTGCACGTAGGCCATTCCCGGGTAATCGGTGGCGCGAACCGGTTGTTCGGCAAAATCGATTCCGAACGGCTCTATCGCCTTGATTGCACGGATCGCCTCGGGCGGAGAGTAGGCTTGATTGTAATCGACTCGGATGCGAACCTCGTTGCCGAACGCCTCGCGAATCGCGTCGACGATCCGCACGTCTTCCTTTATGCTGGCGCCGAGTTTGAGGCGGAAAGTCTTGAATCCTTCCCCATTAAAATAGCGGGCGAAGGCGACCATCGATTCGATGTCCATCAGGGCAATCAGGGCGGCCAGGGGAATTTTATCGGTCGACCGGCCGCCGATGAAGTCGCTCGCAGGCCTGCCCGTGATTCGGCCCATCAAGTCGTAGCAAGCCATGTCGAGCAGTCCCTTTGCCACTTCGTTGCGGGTGACGTTTATCTCCATGCGGTGGCGAATGCGTTCTACGTGAAACGGGCTTTCGCCAACCGCATACTTGCCGAGGGCGCTGTGAATCGCGTCGATGATTTGGGCGGGGGAGACGCCCGTCTCAGGCAGCCACACAAACGCCTCGCCGAGTCCGACACTGCCGTCGTCGGCCGTTACTTTGCAGATGACAAACTCGCCGCCGAGCCATGCCTCTTCCGCGGCTATGGCCATGCCCAGTCCTCCGGCGCCCGCTTGCATCGCCTGCCTCACGGTCTCGAAGAACGGC
Coding sequences within it:
- a CDS encoding TetR/AcrR family transcriptional regulator; the protein is MCRRVLFRACRNLTFRTQVHKMNLNSRNRILHMTAQITPQHSKLCRKERERLRRECEILEAAEKVFSRRGFFAAQVSEIAREAEFSVGTLYSFFKSKDEIYKRIVEHKVGEFIQKYRQSVEKTADPLTQIERLIDTKIEYFLANKAFFRIYVSEFRGMGYSFQRELREGVTSLYEGYLSWLSEIFRRGTTCNVFIKVDPDALATAFEAVSNSALVRWLRSGNEGSTDQLASEIKRIFLNGVVLQGICRPEIDSIGREY
- a CDS encoding efflux RND transporter periplasmic adaptor subunit, whose product is MAGKRFSPENNRKKNMSPRISKIAVSPLVLGVLLSIALFDGCSEKKSVETNKEPRVTLVDASPVTVQDVQVVVRAVGSLEAIDRVKVAPEIRAIVEQILFVENQQVEQGDLLVKLDTRKLLLGVQQAEEALQTALAAKDLAQATIKRTEAEVENRRSTYGRDKELFESGIISESQYIQSKSAYDSAQAAVEEAKAAFRRAEKEAAAAATRISMAKENEADAYIRAPLSGVLGERLVSPGDLVEPGTPLVELVVLDPIEIAFSVPEKYRSRLSTGQSVIFEMPSIAGRIFSGATTYISPTTDPATRTVKLKARLPNKENLLQPGQFGTVRLVLEVHEQAIVIPEAAVVPREGETFVYVVNDTEAHLKKVVLGQHLEGMVEVLEGLEREQVVITAGQQKVADGYPVRVRRSDRQNGTK
- a CDS encoding class I SAM-dependent methyltransferase, with the protein product MSFIFKIRDLIRPPELVLAEVDIRPGHHVLDYGCGPGSLTIAAAQIVGESGKVYALDLHEKAIQKVKQRAAANRLKNVQTILADSPAQLDTESVDVVLLYDIFHMLGDQAGILRELHRVLRPDGILSFSDHHMKEKNIMEGVTGGNLFRLKQRGKRTYTFQKIQDGVPE